TAGCTCAAAAAATGAAAAAACTGTTTTTAAAAACTCAGGCTTAATAAATGGTGTTTCATATAAGTATCTCATAACTTACAATTTCCGTAATTATACAATCAATAGAGCTATCGGCTTGCTTTTCCCTAATAATTTCTTTGTCAGTCATATACAAAATCAAATTAGAATCAAACACTATGACTACCTGTGGCTCGGTGTCAGTTCCCGAATTGTTCGAATCGGATTAAAGCTATTTAAGAAAAGTGTCAGCTGCAAATATTTCCATGAACGAAGCGAATATAGTTGGATAAGCATACCTAACAGAAAACTTCATAATGCTTACTTGGAAAAATTTCTACCACAATTAGACATACTAGCAGTAATGACCTTTATTCTTGCTAGTTATTACGAGAAGCATCTAGGTCAAACAACAAAAATGCTGCATTTGCCGATGACTGTTGACTTTGCCCGCTTTAATATTGACACTAGTGACTTTCATTTAGATAAACCATATATCGGATATTGCGGAACAATGAACAATCATAAAGATGGAGTAGATATTCTAATACAAGCATTCATTAAGATCATGGGGCAATTTCCTGATCTTAATCTGTTTTTGGCAGGCCCACTATTACCAAAAAGTGATTATGAGTTGCAATTACAAATTATTTCTAAGTATAAAGCAGAGAATCGTATAAAATATGTTGGCAACATTTCAAGGAAGGATATGCCTCTTTTTTTACTAAAAGCTAAACTTCTAGCCTTTGCTCGTCCAACTTCAAAACAATCAGAAGGAGGATTTCCAACAAAGCTTGGGGAATATCTTGCTTCAGGTAATCCCGTTTGTATTACGAATGTTGGAGAAATAGGACATTATCTTGAAGATAATAAGTCAGCATTCATTTCTGATCCTGATTCTATTGATTCATTTTCGAATGGATTGAGAAGGGCTCTAACAAGTAAAAATGCTTCAAAAATAGGAGAAGCAGGACGAAACGTCGCACTGAGATTTTTCAATAAAGACATACAAGCTAAGTTGCTATACAACTTCTTAATAAAAAATAAGTGAAGATATGAGAATAATTATTGGTGGCGATTTTTGCGTTACTCCAGAGTTTCTATCAAATACATTTTTTAATGACGATATTATCCAGTTATTTAATGCGTCAGATTTTAATTTATTGAATCTTGAATGTCCAATTGTCGAGCATGATAAAGGGAAAAAGATCCTTAAAACTGGTCCTCACTTGAAGACTGGGGAAGAAATATTTCAACACCTGAGCTCAATAAATATTCATGCTGTCACACTAGCAAATAACCACATACTAGATTTTGGAGTAGAAGGCCTTAAAAACACTATTGAACGCTGTCGCAATAGGAATATCTTATATGTGGGTGCCGGTCTGAGCATTCATGAGATAGAACAGCCA
This genomic interval from Bacteroidales bacterium contains the following:
- a CDS encoding glycosyltransferase family 4 protein, with translation MLRTNMDILVILERNPFATSNAANNRFLSLAEGLVENGCIIELLIIGGYSSKNEKTVFKNSGLINGVSYKYLITYNFRNYTINRAIGLLFPNNFFVSHIQNQIRIKHYDYLWLGVSSRIVRIGLKLFKKSVSCKYFHERSEYSWISIPNRKLHNAYLEKFLPQLDILAVMTFILASYYEKHLGQTTKMLHLPMTVDFARFNIDTSDFHLDKPYIGYCGTMNNHKDGVDILIQAFIKIMGQFPDLNLFLAGPLLPKSDYELQLQIISKYKAENRIKYVGNISRKDMPLFLLKAKLLAFARPTSKQSEGGFPTKLGEYLASGNPVCITNVGEIGHYLEDNKSAFISDPDSIDSFSNGLRRALTSKNASKIGEAGRNVALRFFNKDIQAKLLYNFLIKNK